One window of Mixophyes fleayi isolate aMixFle1 chromosome 3, aMixFle1.hap1, whole genome shotgun sequence genomic DNA carries:
- the LOC142143267 gene encoding homeobox protein Mix.1-like, with protein sequence MSGYTQDAEDYYPDCYLSSPSEITFNESLDQYLGTSMEPLPPKEIELVHVKEEMMEQTTDDLNVVQTSKKNGNRRKQAAVSSPALLEQIPMSQRRKRTVYNQDQLDILEEFFQTNMYPDIHHRELLAKRLYVPESRIQVWFQNRRGKARREKSRSRNMNVCYPNMRHSVNNTHPSALNPNHSLSVSEQHQMAVPQPQEQSLRNFPQEMFQQPADSMPYPQYSSATHQASPNNYYQSAHSSNQQHLYKNVASIMGTKAVDLSGRNHQMPGQSDCMMDFGKFPPNKTITPDMNVDIPAIPMSTASKGLHNGINYFAGQVLYQRSAMPDDFYKQKSTDSGDRSALSGSGPKKVSPL encoded by the exons ATGTCTGGATATACCCAAGACGCTGAGGATTATTACCCAGACTGCTACCTCTCCAGCCCCAGCGAAATCACCTTCAATGAGTCCCTTGACCAATATTTGGGGACAAGCATGGAACCATTGCCGCCCAAGGAAATTGAGCTTGTCCACGTGAAAG AAGAGATGATGGAACAGACAACTGACGACCTCAACGTTGTCCAAACATCCAAAAAGAACGGGAATCGCCGGAAGCAGGCGGCGGTCTCCTCGCCGGCGCTCCTAGAACAAATCCCCATGTCCCAGCGCAGGAAGAGGACAGTGTACAATCAGGATCAGCTGGACATCCTGGAAGAGTTCTTCCAGACCAACATGTACCCGGATATCCATCACCGGGAGCTGCTGGCCAAACGCCTGTACGTTCCCGAGTCCAGGATTCAG GTTTGGTTCCAAAACAGGAGAGGAAAAGCCAGACGTGAGAAAAGCAGGTCAAGAAATATGAATGTGTGTTATCCCAACATGCGACATTCAGTCAACAATACTCATCCTTCAGCATTGAATCCAAACCATTCATTGTCCGTATCTGAGCAGCATCAGATGGCGGTGCCGCAGCCGCAAGAACAATCCCTAAGGAACTTTCCGCAAGAGATGTTCCAGCAGCCAGCAGATTCCATGCCGTACCCTCAATATTCCAGCGCCACGCACCAGGCCTCACCCAACAACTATTACCAAAGTGCACATTCAAGTAACCAACAGCACTTGTACAAAAACGTGGCTTCCATCATGGGCACCAAAGCGGTGGACCTGAGCGGTAGAAACCACCAGATGCCCGGACAGTCCGACTGCATGATGGACTTCGGCAAGTTCCCACCTAACAAAACCATCACGCCGGACATGAACGTGGACATCCCAGCCATCCCGATGTCTACAGCTTCGAAGGGCCTTCACAATGGAATTAATTACTTTGCTGGTCAAGTTCTGTACCAGAGGTCAGCCATGCCGGATGACTTCTACAAACAAAAGTCTACCGATTCTGGCGACAGATCCGCATTGTCAGGCTCTGGCCCTAAGAAAGTTAGTCCTCTCTAA